The Zavarzinia compransoris genome includes a window with the following:
- a CDS encoding helix-turn-helix domain-containing protein codes for MGIESSFQPGSLGRDAGLWLRGLRCVRGLSPGMLAERSGLPLQRIEMIENGLGPLPDLGELAAVLAAIDPKVLERLAEFALTLGAAANSIEDANQLSGLASRIVAAFGGVPSTATRHAVADLVEAIAGYGPGRRLNS; via the coding sequence GTGGGCATTGAAAGCAGCTTTCAACCAGGTTCCCTGGGGCGTGATGCCGGGCTTTGGCTGCGGGGCCTGCGCTGCGTGCGCGGCCTCTCCCCGGGCATGCTGGCCGAGCGTTCGGGCCTGCCGCTGCAGCGGATCGAAATGATCGAGAATGGTCTCGGACCCTTGCCGGACCTCGGCGAACTGGCCGCCGTGCTCGCCGCCATCGACCCCAAGGTCCTGGAGCGGCTGGCGGAATTCGCCCTGACCCTGGGCGCCGCGGCCAACAGCATCGAGGACGCCAACCAATTGTCCGGGCTGGCCAGCCGCATCGTCGCGGCCTTCGGCGGTGTGCCGTCCACCGCCACCCGCCATGCCGTCGCCGACCTGGTCGAAGCCATCGCCGGCTATGGCCCGGG